One genomic region from Mangifera indica cultivar Alphonso chromosome 17, CATAS_Mindica_2.1, whole genome shotgun sequence encodes:
- the LOC123200974 gene encoding protein LURP-one-related 6-like → MTAKANIMPIISKIYCSSSQAVLVVRKRPHAVNGGGFVVTNCSQKVVFKIEGCGVLGTKGELLVRDGDGDPLVLIRRKGGLVQALSIHRKWKGYAYNYEGFQKSVFSLKGPNSSCLVRSNAIRISTETCSDSNKAWDYEIKGYFPDKDCTIVDSKGNIIAQIGVKKEIEELMTNKDLYHIEVKPGIDQAFVVGIVATLDYIYGESTRCQSIPNIMNKEIN, encoded by the exons ATGACAGCGAAAGCGAATATCATGCCTATCATTAGCAAGATATACTGCTCTTCTTCTCAGGCAGTGCTTGTCGTGAGGAAGAGGCCTCATGCCGTTAACGGCGGAGGATTTGTGGTGACAAATTGCAGCCAAAAGgttgttttcaaaattgaaggCTGTGGAGTTCTTGGCACTAAGGGAGAACTCCTTGTCAGAGATGGTGATGGAGATCCTCTGGTTCTCATCCGCCGGAAG GGAGGTCTGGTTCAGGCCTTAAGCATTCATAGGAAGTGGAAGGGTTACGCTTATAACTATGAAGGATTTCAAAAATCAGTTTTCAGCTTAAAGGGACCCAACTCATCATGCCTGGTGAGGAGCAATGCCATAAGGATCTCCACTGAAACCTGCAGCGACAGCAACAAAGCCTGGGACTATGAGATCAAAGGCTATTTCCCAGACAAGGATTGTACCATTGTTGATTCCAAAGGGAACATTATCGCTcag ATTGGAGTGAAGAAAGAGATAGAGGAATTGATGACAAACAAGGATCTGTATCACATAGAGGTGAAGCCAGGAATCGATCAAGCTTTTGTTGTTGGCATAGTTGCCACTCTAGATTACATATATGGCGAATCTACTAGGTGCCAATCAATTCCGAATATAATGAATAAGGAGATTAATTAA